The DNA sequence ATCAAGTCATGCAATGAAGACAGAAGATTATTAAAGGAATTCCATGAGTTAGGAAAGATAAAGCCGTCGGTTATATCGGGATTTGACATGTTTACTGTTTTAAATGGTGCCAACTATACATTCGACAAGGAAAAAATGAGAAGCAATGTAAGGGAGCTTATAGGAGATTTAAAGAAAAAACAGGCAGAAAATGATACTACGTATACAGAAACAACACCGAGAATATTGGTGACGGGATGTCCAATCGGGGGAGTAGCTGAAAAAGTTATAAAAGCCATTGAAGATGCAGGAGCTGTAGTAGTAGCCTTGGAAAACTGCCAGGGATACAAGGAACTTCACGAGGAAGTAGATGAAACTATAGATCCAATAGAAGCTATTGCCAAAAAATACCTTAATATTCCATGTTCTGTAATGACCCCCAATAAAGGAAGGGAAGAGCTTCTAAAAGATATGGTAGATGAATATAAGGTGGATGGTGTAGTGGATATGATCCTTCAAGCCTGCCATACCTACAGTATCGAAAGCCACAGTGTAAAAAGATTCCTGACAAAGGAAAGAAATATCCCGTATATTGCCCTTGAAACAGACTACTCCACTGGAGATGCAGGACAGATAAAAACAAGGATGGAAGCATTTATAGAGATGCTGTAGGAGATAAATTTAATTACATCTAATTAAATGACGTTTTGCAGTAATAAAAACTTTATAAAAACTAAAAAACTTAGCCACCAATGAACACCAATTGGAATTCAAAATGTACAATGGAGACCAAAAAAATGGACACAGATAACACAGATTATATACGAGTATTAAAAAATTGTAGAGTTAATAAAAAACTTTAAATATATAAAGAGATTATCACAGATATATTTAAAATTTAGAATTATTTCTATTGGAGAAAATTAGTGATAATTGGTGGCAAAAGAATAATCTGTGAAAATCAGGCTATCTATCTGCGTGATCTGTAGCAAAAATCATTATACAGGGGGAAGTTATGAAACAGGAAAATATTAAAGGAAATTTTAAGGGACTGATACCTTTCTTTATCTTTATCGGTCTTTATTTGGGAAGCGGACTGGTTCTTCAAGCCCAGGGGGTAGAACTGGCATTTTATCAGCTGCCTGCTCCTATAGCAGCCTTTGCAGGGGTTGTCAGTGCATTTATCCTTTTTAAGGGAACGATTACTGAAAAATTCAATACCTTTGTCAGCGGATGCGGTCACCAGGACATAGTGATCATGTGTATAATTTATTTACTTGCCGGAGCCTTTGCCGGAGTATCCAAGGCCATGGGAGGAGTAGATTCTACGGTTAATTTGGGACTTACCTATATTCCTGCACAGTATATAGCTGCCGGGTTATTTATTATAGCCGGATTTATTTCCACAGCTACAGGAACTTCTATCGGAGCCATTGTTGCCATTGCTCCCATTGCTGTAGGGCTGGCTGAAAAGGGAGGACTTTCCCTGCCATTGGTTCTTGCAGCTGTTATGGGTGGATCTATATTTGGAGATAATCTTTCAATAATTTCAGATACTACAATTGCAGCAACGAGAACTCAGGGCGTAGAGATGAAGGATAAGTTCAGGGTGAATATCTTGATTACAGCTCCTGCAGCTATACTTACCATTGTCCTTTTAGTTGTTTTTGGAAGACCGGAAGTCCTGCCTGAAGTTCAAAACTATGATTTCAATTTAATTAAAATCTTGCCTTATATCTTTGTATTGGTATTTTCTTTAATAGGGATGAATGTCTTCACGGTTTTGACCGGGGGAATCGCTCTTTCGGGGATACTTGGATTTATCTACGGAAGTTTTAATTTACTGGGTTTTTCAAAGGAAATTTATAATGGTTTTTCAGGAATGAATGAAATTTTTCTCCTTTCATTTCTTACAGGCGGTCTGGCTACAATGGTTGCTAAAGCCGGGGGAATTCAGTGGCTCCTTGAAAAAATACAAAAAAGTATTAAAGGGCCTAAGACTGCACAGCTTGGGATAGGAGCGTTGGTAGGACTTACAGATATGGCAGTTGCAAACAACACCGTTGCCATCATTATAAATGGTCCCATTGCTAAAAAGCTCTGCAGAAAATATGATGTTGATCCGAGAAAAAGTGCTGCTATACTGGATATTTTTTCATGCATAGCCCAGGGAATTATTCCATATGGAGCTCAGATGCTTATTTTAGTAGGATTTGCAGGAGGAAAAGTGACACCGTTACAGGTTATGCCGTTATTATGGTATCAGCAGTTATTACTGATATCTGTAATAGTTTCGATCCATATACCCTTTGCAGATGGTCTTATGAGAAAAAAAGCATGGGTATGGGAAGCAGAGTAGATATAGAAAATTTTATTTGATTAAAAAGGGGAGAGAGATGGGAAGAAGATTAGAGGGGATAAATAGAAATGTATTTATAGTCACTATTTTGATAATTTTGGGTTCCATAAATTATGGATGTAATAGAGTTCCTGTAAAAAATAAAAATTATCAGGAAGCTGTGAAGACAGTAAATAAAGATTATATAAAAAATACAGAAGGTTTAATGATTATCGATACCAGGTCGGATGAGGAATTTAACGGATGGAGTTTAAATGAAGGAATAAAAGGCGGACATATTCCTGGTGCAATTAATTTACAGTTTAATTTATTAGAAGGTTTAAATGAAAATGAAATAAAAAAAATATTTAAAAAAAACGGATTATCGCCGGAAAAAAACATAGTTGTATATTCTAATTACGGAAAAGAGAGTCTGAAACTTTATAATATTTTAAAAAGTTCAGGTTATAAAGATGTGGCCAACTATGAGGGCGGTATGCAGGACTGGAGCAGGGATAATTCTTTAAAAATTGATAAGTTAAAGAACTATGAAAAGTTAGTTTATCCTGAATGGGTTAAAGATTTAACAGAGGGAAAAGAAGTGAAAAATTATGATGGAAGGGAATATATCATTGTAAATGTAAATTATGAACAAAAAAAAGAATATGAAAAAGGACATATAAAAGGTGCTATCTATATAGATACAAACGATATAGAAAGTTTACCCCTTTGGAATGTAGTTTCGGATGATAAAATAAAAAAATTATTAAATGAAACAGGGATAACTAAGGATAAAATGATTATAATCTATAGTGATGAAGCTATGGCAGCAGGTCGTTTAGCACATGTTCTTATGTATGCCGGGGTTGAAGATGTCAGGATAATAAATTCAAATGTAAAAGGATTAGTAGATGCCGGATTACCTTTGGAGAAAGGTGAGAATATTTGGGTTTCAGATAATAATTTTGGAGGGCAGATACCTATCCACCCGGAATATACAAAAAATTTGAAAGAAGCAAAAGAATTAATTGAAGATCCCAATGGCAGGTTAACAGCAGTAGTTTCATGGGAAGAGTATGCAGGGATAAACAATGGGGGATATTCTTATTTCACTGAAAAAGGTCGTATACCGGGGTCTGTATTCGGGCACGGCGGTTCAGACGGGTATCATTCGGAAGATTTTGTGGATTCAGATGGAACAATGAGGGACTATACCCAGATACAAAAAATGTGGGAAGAATGGGATATCAAACCTGAAAATGAATCTTCTTTTTTCTGTGCCACAGGATGGAGAGGAGCACTGGCTTTCTTTGACGCATATTTAATGGGATGGGAAAATGTAAGTATCTATGACGGAGGATTCTATGAGTGGATACAGGATTCTAAAAATCCTATTGCTGCAGGGGATCCCAGGGTAAATAAAAAACTATAAAAAGGGGATAAAAGATGAAAAGTATTAACAAATTACCAGAAAATTTCCAGGATTTTGAAGAAGCCAGACGGGACGGATTTTTAACCATAAAAGAACTGAAAGACAGCGGAAAAAATATAGTAGGTACATTTTGTACATATACACCTAAGGAATTAATCTATGCAGCAGGAGCGGTCCCCGTATCCCTTTGTTCTGTAAGTGAAGAGACTATACCAACAGCGGAAAAACATCTGCCGAAAAACTTATGTCCACTAATAAAGGCAAGTTATGGCTATGCTCTCACTGATAAATGCCCGTATATGTATTTTGCCGATATGATTGTAGGAGAAACAACCTGCGACGGGAAAAAGAAGATGTATGAACTCCTGGGGGAGTTAAAAGATACCTATATAATGCAGCTTCCCCAGACCCAGGATAAAGAAAGGGGAATGGATCTTTGGAAGGAAGAGGTATCCAGATTTAAGGATAAATTAGAGAAAAAGTTTAATGTATCCATCTCAAAGGAAAAAATTTCAGAAGCAATCTCTCAGATTAACGATGAAAGAAAGCTTTTAAAGGAGTTTTACAGCCTGGGAAAACTAACTCCCCCGCCTCTTTCGGGATATGAGATGCATAAGGTTTTAAATGGTGTCAGCTATACCTTTGATAAAAAACTTCAAAATGAAAAAATAAGAGAAATTATAGAAAACCTGAAGGAGATTGACAGAAATAAGAGCTCTAAAGTTTCTGTGAGAGCACCGAGAATATTAATTACAGGATGTCCTATAGGGGGAGTTGCAGAAAAAATCATAAAACCTATTGAAGATGCAGGAGCTGTAGTAGTTTCATATGAAAACTGCGGGGGAGCCAAGAATTTAGACAGACTTGTAGATGAAACAATAGATCCTATCCAGGCACTGGCGGAAAAATATATATCTATTCCCTGTTCTGTTATGTCGCCCAATACAGACAGGGAGGATCTTTTGAAGAGGCTTATGGATGAATATCAGATAGACGGAGTTGTAGAGGTAATTCTTCAAGCCTGTCACACCTACAGTGTAGAGACTCACATGATAAAAAGAGTTGTGACTAAGGAAAAGGATGTTCCGTATATTGCCCTTGAGACAGATTATTCAACAGGGGATACAGGTCAGATAAAAACAAGGATAGAGGCATTTATTGAGATGCTGTAAAAAACTTAAATCTTATATAATTGGAGAAATTATGTACACCAGATCTAATAGTGCAGATTATTCCTTTAATAAAATGGAGTAAAATGATAGAATAATAAATGTATTCTCAATGAGTAAAAGTACACAGGATACAAAAAAAATTAGCAATAAATAAATAAATAAAATATAAACTGGGGTGAAGAGATGAAAAAATTGTTTGTTATACTGGCACTGGCATTTGGAATGATAGGATGCGGCAGTAAAGTGGAGGAACCAAAAGCTCAAATAGCTAAAGAAGGTTCTGTTGGTGTGAAGGAAGTTCAAAATGCAGGGGAAGATAAAAATATAGTTGTGATGGATACCAGAAGTTATGATGAATACAACGGTTGGGATCTGAAAGGGAATGGAATTAACGGTCATATTCCTGGAGCGGTAAATTATCCTGCCACTGCTGTTAAAGACGGGGATGTAGAAAAGGCTCTTGAGAGAAAAGGGATTGTAGCAGGAAACGAGATAATTCTCTACGGTGAAGGGTCAGAAACTATGAAAAATATCCTTACAGAGAAAGGATATACAGTATCTGTCTTTGATGGAGGAGTAGAGGAATGGGGAGATAAATCTCTACCTTTGGAAAAGTTAAAAAGATATGAGACTATTGTTCCTGTGAGCTGGGTCAAGGATCTTTCAGAGGGGGAAAAAGTGAGCCACTATGACGGAAGACCTGTAAAGGTATTTAATGTAGGGTGGAGTGAAGAAGGTAAGCCTCATAAAGAAGGACATATTCCAGGATCTTACTGGATGCATACAGGATGGGTAGAGGTAGGGCCTCTTTGGAACAGAGTTGATGATATGAGTATTAAGGCTGAGATGGAAAGACAGGGAATCACAACAGATACCCTTGTACTTGTTTACGGTGATCCTATGGCCGCTGCAAGATTTGGAGTTATAGCTAAATATGCAGGTGTAGAAGATGTGAGAATGATAAATGGCGGAATGAAGGCATGGAAAGATGCTGGATACCCTGTGGAAACTGAGATGAAAAATCCAGAGCCGGTAAAAGAATTTGGGGCAGATGTTCCACAAAACCCTGAACTTATTGTAGATCTTCCTGAAGCTGTGGAATTATTGAAGGCTGAAGACGGGGATCTTATCAGTATCAGAAGCTGGAAAGAATACCTTGGGAAAATCAGCGGGTATGACTATATCAAGCCCAGAGGAAGGATCAAAGGAGCTAAATGGGGGATGGCAGGATCGGACCCTTGGCACTTAGAGGATTACAGAGATATGGATCAGTTTCATATGAGACCATATACCGAGATTGAGAAGATGTGGGACGGACTGAAGATAAATCCAGAAAATCATCTGGCATTTTACTGCGGAACAGGATGGAGAGCAAGTGAAGTATGGTTCTATGCACAGGCTATGGGTCTTGAAAAAATATCCCTATATGACGGCGGATGGAAAGAATGGTCTGAAACAAAAGAAACAAAGGAAAAGTTTTTAAAGGGAGAACCTGAAAAATTAAATGGAGAGAGTTTTTTGGATTAGTAACTTTATATAGATGAAAAAGGGAGCAGATGGAATAATCTGCTCCCTTTTTCATCTATGAACTCTTCCTTCTTATGGCTTCCCTTCATAAAGGAAACCAAAGTAATAAATATAATGGGTAGGGAGAAAGATTAATTTTATAGTTAGTGATGATAGATTCAGGCAACAAGTAGCAAGTAGAGAAGAAAAATAAGTGATTAGGTGGAAAGTAAAGGAGAAAAGGAGTATACTTAATTTTGTAAAGGGAAAATAACTTAATGCAAAAAGGGGGAATAAAATATGGCAACAATAGCATTTAAAAGTATTTATCAATTAAAAATCGAATTAAAGGGAGCTAAGCCTCCTATTTGGAGGAGAGTTTTGGTTCCCAGTAATATAAGATTAGATAAACTTCACGAAGTTATACAGGAGTCTATGGGATGGTTTAACTATCATCTACACCATTTTTATGATGGAAAGAAGTATTATCAGATACCTTTGGAGGAAGATGATGGGTTTTGGGGAGACTCTTCTTTGGATG is a window from the Psychrilyobacter piezotolerans genome containing:
- a CDS encoding sulfurtransferase; translated protein: MGRRLEGINRNVFIVTILIILGSINYGCNRVPVKNKNYQEAVKTVNKDYIKNTEGLMIIDTRSDEEFNGWSLNEGIKGGHIPGAINLQFNLLEGLNENEIKKIFKKNGLSPEKNIVVYSNYGKESLKLYNILKSSGYKDVANYEGGMQDWSRDNSLKIDKLKNYEKLVYPEWVKDLTEGKEVKNYDGREYIIVNVNYEQKKEYEKGHIKGAIYIDTNDIESLPLWNVVSDDKIKKLLNETGITKDKMIIIYSDEAMAAGRLAHVLMYAGVEDVRIINSNVKGLVDAGLPLEKGENIWVSDNNFGGQIPIHPEYTKNLKEAKELIEDPNGRLTAVVSWEEYAGINNGGYSYFTEKGRIPGSVFGHGGSDGYHSEDFVDSDGTMRDYTQIQKMWEEWDIKPENESSFFCATGWRGALAFFDAYLMGWENVSIYDGGFYEWIQDSKNPIAAGDPRVNKKL
- a CDS encoding double-cubane-cluster-containing anaerobic reductase; the encoded protein is MKNLNENSLPEKFEEFGEKRREGFLTVKEFKDRGENVVGTFCTYTPKEVIYAANAHPISLCSVSEETIPAAEKHLPKNLCPLVKASYGFALTDKCPYMYFADMVVGETTCDGKKKMYELLGEIKDTHVMQLPQTQDKEHAMDLWKSEMRFLIKKLENKFNVTVTEEGLKESIKSCNEDRRLLKEFHELGKIKPSVISGFDMFTVLNGANYTFDKEKMRSNVRELIGDLKKKQAENDTTYTETTPRILVTGCPIGGVAEKVIKAIEDAGAVVVALENCQGYKELHEEVDETIDPIEAIAKKYLNIPCSVMTPNKGREELLKDMVDEYKVDGVVDMILQACHTYSIESHSVKRFLTKERNIPYIALETDYSTGDAGQIKTRMEAFIEML
- a CDS encoding Na+/H+ antiporter NhaC family protein → MKQENIKGNFKGLIPFFIFIGLYLGSGLVLQAQGVELAFYQLPAPIAAFAGVVSAFILFKGTITEKFNTFVSGCGHQDIVIMCIIYLLAGAFAGVSKAMGGVDSTVNLGLTYIPAQYIAAGLFIIAGFISTATGTSIGAIVAIAPIAVGLAEKGGLSLPLVLAAVMGGSIFGDNLSIISDTTIAATRTQGVEMKDKFRVNILITAPAAILTIVLLVVFGRPEVLPEVQNYDFNLIKILPYIFVLVFSLIGMNVFTVLTGGIALSGILGFIYGSFNLLGFSKEIYNGFSGMNEIFLLSFLTGGLATMVAKAGGIQWLLEKIQKSIKGPKTAQLGIGALVGLTDMAVANNTVAIIINGPIAKKLCRKYDVDPRKSAAILDIFSCIAQGIIPYGAQMLILVGFAGGKVTPLQVMPLLWYQQLLLISVIVSIHIPFADGLMRKKAWVWEAE
- a CDS encoding sulfurtransferase, with the protein product MKKLFVILALAFGMIGCGSKVEEPKAQIAKEGSVGVKEVQNAGEDKNIVVMDTRSYDEYNGWDLKGNGINGHIPGAVNYPATAVKDGDVEKALERKGIVAGNEIILYGEGSETMKNILTEKGYTVSVFDGGVEEWGDKSLPLEKLKRYETIVPVSWVKDLSEGEKVSHYDGRPVKVFNVGWSEEGKPHKEGHIPGSYWMHTGWVEVGPLWNRVDDMSIKAEMERQGITTDTLVLVYGDPMAAARFGVIAKYAGVEDVRMINGGMKAWKDAGYPVETEMKNPEPVKEFGADVPQNPELIVDLPEAVELLKAEDGDLISIRSWKEYLGKISGYDYIKPRGRIKGAKWGMAGSDPWHLEDYRDMDQFHMRPYTEIEKMWDGLKINPENHLAFYCGTGWRASEVWFYAQAMGLEKISLYDGGWKEWSETKETKEKFLKGEPEKLNGESFLD
- a CDS encoding double-cubane-cluster-containing anaerobic reductase, with translation MKSINKLPENFQDFEEARRDGFLTIKELKDSGKNIVGTFCTYTPKELIYAAGAVPVSLCSVSEETIPTAEKHLPKNLCPLIKASYGYALTDKCPYMYFADMIVGETTCDGKKKMYELLGELKDTYIMQLPQTQDKERGMDLWKEEVSRFKDKLEKKFNVSISKEKISEAISQINDERKLLKEFYSLGKLTPPPLSGYEMHKVLNGVSYTFDKKLQNEKIREIIENLKEIDRNKSSKVSVRAPRILITGCPIGGVAEKIIKPIEDAGAVVVSYENCGGAKNLDRLVDETIDPIQALAEKYISIPCSVMSPNTDREDLLKRLMDEYQIDGVVEVILQACHTYSVETHMIKRVVTKEKDVPYIALETDYSTGDTGQIKTRIEAFIEML